A stretch of the Papaver somniferum cultivar HN1 chromosome 6, ASM357369v1, whole genome shotgun sequence genome encodes the following:
- the LOC113286472 gene encoding L10-interacting MYB domain-containing protein-like has translation MLLLSSKGSTSHEDDLVLENSSASVVASNCDLLKQILLCVPMKPLMLFKFYAVPDIISQRIHVCDNGTLVQWSYLLQPAVAAVQKTEIAEFSIYSTQPQFSMEKKEDEQANKITFRSVPESRGLFIDQCLAQATEYGFSGTSLKQTSWGNLCKFFSEKYDCTITQKKLRNHWDYLRTQYVTWSRLLARTDHGYNAETNTFDWSEEQWIKLDKTIKNASQFKNKGLEDAEKLQNLFDGKFSTGANRDTPGRVEPPCSAGTSTTAGVSNNGSESRTSHGKEKKS, from the exons ATGCTTTTGCTTTCGTCAAAAGGTTCAACTAGCCATGAAGATGACTTGGTTTTGGAGAATTCATCAGCATCTGTTGTCGCAAGCAATTGCGATCTTTTAAAACAGATTTTGTTGTGTGTGCCGATGAAACCTTTGATGCTATTCAA GTTCTATGCCGTTCCAGACATCATTTCCCAAAGAATCCACGTTTGTGATAACGGAACACTCGTGCAATGGTCTTATCTGCTGCAGCCTGCAGTAGCGGCAGTACAGAAGACAGAGATAGCAGAATTTTCTATATATTCAACCCAACCACAA TTCTCTATGGAGAAAAAGGAAGATGAGCAAGCAAATAAGATAACTTTTAGGAGCGTCCCAGAATCTAGAGGTCTATTTATTGACCAGTGTTTGGCACAAGCTACTGAGTATGGATTTTCTGGAACTTCTTTGAAGCAAACTTCGTGGGGAAATTTGTGCAAGTTCTTTTCTGAGAAGTATGACTGTACCATCACACAAAAAAAGTTGAGAAACCACTGGGATTACTTGCGAACCCAATATGTCACTTGGTCCCGTCTCTTAGCAAGAACCGACCATGGGTATAACGCGGAGACGAACACATTTGATTGGAGCGAAGAGCAATGGATTAAATTAGACAAG ACAATCAAAAACGCTAGTCAATTCAAGAACAAGGGGCTGGAAGATGCAGAGAAGTTGCAGAATTTATTTGATGGGAAATTCTCCACTGGAGCTAATAGAGATACGCCTGGAAGAGTGGAACCGCCTTGTTCAGCTGGAACTTCTACAACTGCAGGGGTTTCAAATAATGGATCTGAATCTCGTACAAgtcatggaaaagaaaaaaaatcatga